The Bacteroidota bacterium genome contains a region encoding:
- a CDS encoding M13 family metallopeptidase — protein sequence MKNILWNCLICAGFSLMLTSCSNSGSESKSSAQQKDPLTDHIDTLISPATDFFEFANGKWFKQNPIPAAESSNGIFLIIQDSVNSAVREICEKSAANTAAPKGSNQQKIGDLFYSALDTASINKNGIKDLKEELDRIDQMSDIKSVLKEAAKLHQIGVGVLFDLDVRQDEKISSKMIILLTQGGLGLPERDYYTNTDPRTLEIRKAYTEHAEKMFVLAGETEAKAKQNVKSILNIETALANGSRKMEALRDPFKNYNKMSVAALSKTTPSLDWNSMLSNMGIANADTLNVGQPEFFKNLETILKKTAIEDFKIYFKWNLISNYAPYLSSNFEFEDFLFYTQKLSGNKEQKPRWQRAVETTDKSLGELVGQEYVAKYLPPNSKEKLVEIGNNIMDVYRERIKKCDWMGEATKEKALKKLSTVSMKIGYPDKWKDYSDLSIDRSSFTKNILNVKAWNFKQMAAKYGKPVDRTEWHMTPQMYNAYYNPSNNEIVIPACNILVPGYSKNEMPEDAILYGIIGGSTFGHEITHGFDDEGSLYDENGNLNDWWSTEDRANFKARTQLMVKQYDEYVMLDTIHLRGLNTLGENLADLGGVVMGYEAFKKTKEGAANAIKNGYSAEQRFFLAYAFAWMSQRRNEEVAKRIMTDVHSPAKYRVNGPLSDISEFYTAFNVKPGDAMYRADSVRVKIW from the coding sequence CCAATACCTGCTGCTGAATCCAGTAATGGAATATTCTTAATTATTCAGGATTCGGTGAATTCTGCAGTTCGTGAAATTTGCGAAAAGTCTGCGGCAAATACAGCTGCTCCAAAAGGGAGTAACCAACAAAAAATTGGAGATTTGTTTTATAGTGCTCTGGATACCGCTAGCATCAATAAGAATGGAATAAAGGATTTAAAAGAGGAACTGGATAGAATTGATCAGATGAGTGATATAAAATCCGTTCTAAAGGAAGCCGCTAAGCTGCACCAAATTGGAGTCGGAGTGCTTTTTGATTTAGATGTACGTCAGGATGAAAAGATAAGTTCAAAAATGATTATTCTGCTTACTCAAGGTGGATTGGGATTACCGGAACGTGATTATTATACAAATACAGATCCACGCACCTTGGAAATTAGAAAAGCCTATACTGAACACGCTGAAAAAATGTTTGTTTTAGCGGGCGAAACAGAGGCAAAAGCAAAGCAAAATGTGAAATCTATACTTAACATTGAAACTGCTTTGGCCAATGGAAGCCGTAAAATGGAGGCCTTGCGCGATCCATTTAAAAATTACAATAAAATGTCGGTTGCCGCTTTAAGCAAAACAACTCCTTCACTTGATTGGAATAGTATGCTTAGCAACATGGGAATAGCCAACGCCGATACACTTAATGTGGGTCAACCGGAGTTTTTTAAGAACCTCGAAACGATTCTCAAAAAAACAGCGATTGAAGATTTTAAAATATATTTTAAGTGGAATTTAATTTCAAATTATGCACCTTATTTAAGCAGTAATTTTGAATTCGAAGATTTTCTTTTTTACACCCAAAAGCTATCCGGTAACAAGGAACAAAAGCCGCGTTGGCAAAGAGCAGTTGAAACGACCGATAAATCCTTGGGAGAGCTTGTTGGACAAGAATATGTAGCTAAGTATCTGCCTCCAAACTCCAAGGAAAAGCTGGTTGAAATCGGCAACAATATTATGGATGTATACCGCGAACGCATTAAAAAATGCGATTGGATGGGAGAGGCTACAAAGGAAAAAGCATTAAAAAAATTGAGCACGGTTTCCATGAAAATTGGTTATCCCGATAAATGGAAGGATTATTCGGACTTAAGTATTGATAGAAGTTCATTTACTAAAAATATTTTAAATGTGAAGGCATGGAATTTCAAGCAAATGGCCGCCAAATATGGAAAACCTGTTGATCGCACCGAGTGGCACATGACTCCTCAAATGTATAATGCTTATTACAATCCAAGCAACAATGAAATTGTTATTCCGGCTTGCAATATATTGGTACCGGGCTACTCAAAAAATGAAATGCCGGAGGATGCAATACTGTATGGGATAATTGGCGGTTCCACTTTCGGGCACGAGATAACACATGGATTTGATGATGAAGGTAGCTTGTATGATGAGAATGGCAATTTAAATGATTGGTGGAGCACAGAAGATCGTGCAAATTTTAAAGCCCGCACACAACTCATGGTAAAACAATACGATGAGTATGTAATGCTTGATACCATTCATTTGCGGGGATTAAATACCTTGGGCGAAAATTTGGCCGATTTAGGAGGAGTAGTTATGGGTTATGAAGCTTTTAAGAAAACGAAGGAAGGAGCTGCGAATGCAATAAAAAATGGATACAGTGCTGAACAACGCTTCTTTTTGGCTTATGCTTTTGCTTGGATGAGTCAGCGAAGAAATGAGGAAGTGGCAAAACGGATTATGACAGACGTACACTCACCTGCTAAATATCGCGTAAATGGACCCTTGAGCGATATTTCGGAGTTTTATACTGCCTTTAATGTGAAGCCAGGAGATGCGATGTATCGTGCAGATAGTGTGCGGGTAAAAATTTGGTAA
- a CDS encoding NUDIX hydrolase yields the protein MYNIRVYGLLVNEQQEVLVSDEFRMGMNMTKFPGGGLEAGEGLIDCLKREWQEELNATIEIEKHFYTTDYYVKSAFNSAQLISVYYLIKTSNALTVKISKRAFDFDEIKDGAQQFRWIKIKSLKETDFTFPIDKRVAEMLKNNL from the coding sequence ATGTATAACATTCGCGTTTATGGGCTATTGGTAAATGAGCAGCAAGAAGTGCTTGTTTCGGATGAATTCCGTATGGGCATGAATATGACGAAATTCCCGGGGGGCGGTTTGGAGGCAGGTGAAGGCCTTATTGATTGCCTGAAAAGAGAATGGCAAGAAGAATTAAATGCAACAATAGAAATAGAAAAGCATTTTTACACGACCGATTATTACGTTAAATCAGCATTCAATTCAGCGCAATTAATCAGTGTGTATTACCTTATTAAAACAAGTAACGCATTAACAGTAAAAATCTCAAAACGTGCTTTCGATTTTGATGAAATAAAAGATGGTGCACAACAGTTTCGTTGGATAAAAATAAAGTCTTTAAAAGAAACAGATTTCACTTTCCCAATTGATAAACGCGTTGCCGAAATGCTTAAAAATAATTTGTGA
- the mnmD gene encoding tRNA (5-methylaminomethyl-2-thiouridine)(34)-methyltransferase MnmD, whose product MQRILTEDGSHTLLNTKLQEQYHSKHGAIQESLHVFIRMGLDIIIQQKNVISILEIGFGTGLNAYLTLLEGAHNNVAITYTTIETFPIDTKVALELNYPQQVLNKTHDKLFEQLHEEKWNELIAITDQFKLLKLNTTLEKFESNQLYDLIYFDAFSPKTQPEMWTVEQFSKLFHYMNNGALLVTYCAKGEVKRALKSAGFKVIGMPGPPGKREMTVAIKD is encoded by the coding sequence TTGCAACGCATTTTAACGGAAGACGGGTCACACACCCTTTTGAATACAAAACTTCAAGAGCAATACCATAGTAAACACGGGGCTATTCAGGAATCGCTTCACGTATTTATACGAATGGGATTGGATATCATCATTCAACAAAAAAATGTGATTTCTATTTTAGAAATTGGATTTGGAACCGGCCTCAATGCCTATCTTACCTTGCTGGAAGGCGCGCACAATAATGTTGCAATTACCTATACAACTATAGAAACATTTCCAATCGACACAAAAGTAGCGCTAGAACTCAATTACCCTCAACAGGTGCTAAACAAAACCCATGATAAGCTGTTTGAACAATTGCATGAAGAAAAATGGAATGAATTAATTGCAATAACCGACCAATTCAAATTGCTTAAACTCAACACCACTCTTGAAAAATTTGAAAGCAATCAACTTTACGATTTAATTTATTTCGATGCTTTTTCACCAAAAACTCAACCGGAAATGTGGACTGTGGAACAATTTTCAAAGCTATTTCACTACATGAATAACGGTGCTTTGCTGGTTACTTATTGTGCAAAAGGTGAAGTAAAAAGAGCTTTAAAAAGTGCCGGCTTTAAAGTTATTGGCATGCCCGGCCCTCCCGGAAAGCGAGAAATGACGGTAGCTATTAAGGATTAA
- a CDS encoding DUF885 domain-containing protein, whose protein sequence is MNSKQLSIPFLGLLALLSACTNSTPSANDKDSQVLYSKEEISDETKKANTFFDKVFDAYVDRNPQMQTRLGIKKDYDKWNDLTDSAAQKDIEITTADLTEMKKQINFEKLDAQGKISYKLFERQSMQEIENFKWRFHNYPINQMDGLHNDVPSFLINFHRIDSEKDALSYISRLKGVDKLFDQLLVNLKIREDKNIIPPKFVFPYVLNDAKGLLSGFPFDKSKTDNALYEDFKNKVAALKAMDDKRKQELYAQAAEAMNTAMKPAYEKFISYITALEKKATEDDGVWKFPDGEAYYNAALKATTTTDLTADQIHEIGLKEVARIQEEMHAIMKKVNFKNDNLTDFFDFTRNDKQFYYANDAAGKEAYRVRAVKIIEDMKGQLDKLFLTKPKADIVVKPVEKFREKSAAGAFYEEPAVDGSRPGTYYINLYNMNDQVITQMEALAYHEGIPGHHMQIAIAQELKDVPKFRRLGGGNVAYVEGWALYSELVPKELGFYSDPYSDFGRLSMEVFRAARLVVDTGIHSKKWTRKKALQYFHDNTPNPEGDIKKEIERYIVWPSQATGYKIGMLKIMELRDKAKQKLGTKFDIREFHDVILTSGPVPMNVLEDLVNTYINAKLGA, encoded by the coding sequence ATGAATTCAAAACAACTTTCAATCCCATTTTTAGGGCTTTTAGCACTGCTTTCAGCTTGTACAAATTCTACCCCTTCAGCAAATGATAAGGATAGCCAAGTCCTATACAGCAAGGAAGAAATTAGTGATGAAACAAAAAAAGCAAACACTTTTTTTGATAAGGTTTTTGACGCCTATGTAGATCGCAATCCTCAAATGCAGACACGTTTAGGAATTAAAAAGGATTACGATAAATGGAATGATTTAACTGATTCGGCAGCGCAAAAGGATATTGAAATTACTACTGCTGATTTAACCGAAATGAAAAAGCAGATAAATTTCGAAAAGTTGGATGCCCAAGGAAAAATAAGTTACAAGCTTTTTGAACGTCAAAGCATGCAAGAGATCGAAAATTTTAAATGGAGATTTCATAATTATCCAATCAATCAAATGGATGGCTTGCATAATGATGTGCCTTCGTTCTTAATTAATTTTCACCGCATCGATTCTGAAAAAGATGCGCTATCCTATATCTCACGCTTAAAAGGAGTGGATAAATTATTTGATCAATTGTTGGTGAATTTGAAGATTAGAGAAGATAAAAATATTATTCCGCCCAAATTTGTATTCCCATATGTTTTAAACGATGCCAAAGGTTTGCTGAGCGGTTTTCCATTCGACAAGAGTAAAACAGACAATGCTTTATATGAAGATTTTAAGAATAAAGTAGCGGCATTAAAAGCAATGGATGATAAACGAAAACAAGAATTATATGCTCAAGCTGCCGAAGCCATGAATACAGCAATGAAACCGGCATACGAAAAGTTCATCAGTTATATTACAGCGCTCGAAAAAAAGGCGACAGAAGACGATGGCGTTTGGAAATTTCCTGACGGGGAAGCATACTACAATGCAGCTTTAAAGGCTACTACAACCACCGATTTAACAGCCGATCAAATTCATGAAATCGGATTAAAGGAAGTTGCGCGTATTCAAGAAGAAATGCATGCGATAATGAAAAAAGTGAATTTTAAAAATGATAACTTGACTGATTTCTTTGACTTTACCCGAAACGACAAACAATTTTATTATGCCAATGATGCTGCAGGCAAAGAGGCTTATAGAGTGCGTGCGGTTAAAATTATTGAAGATATGAAAGGGCAGTTGGATAAGCTTTTTCTTACCAAGCCTAAGGCAGATATTGTTGTAAAACCGGTGGAGAAATTTCGTGAAAAATCGGCAGCAGGTGCCTTTTATGAAGAACCGGCGGTGGATGGCTCACGTCCGGGCACGTATTACATAAATCTCTACAACATGAATGACCAGGTAATTACACAAATGGAAGCGTTAGCGTATCATGAAGGTATTCCCGGTCATCACATGCAAATTGCTATAGCACAAGAATTAAAAGATGTACCAAAGTTTCGCCGCTTAGGTGGCGGCAATGTGGCTTATGTGGAAGGATGGGCGCTTTACTCAGAGCTAGTGCCAAAAGAATTGGGCTTTTACAGCGATCCGTATTCCGATTTTGGGAGATTAAGCATGGAGGTTTTTCGCGCTGCTCGATTAGTTGTGGATACCGGAATACACAGCAAAAAATGGACGCGTAAAAAGGCATTGCAGTATTTTCACGACAATACCCCAAATCCGGAAGGCGATATTAAAAAGGAGATTGAACGTTATATCGTTTGGCCTTCACAAGCGACCGGCTATAAAATTGGGATGCTAAAAATTATGGAACTGCGTGACAAAGCAAAGCAAAAGTTGGGAACAAAATTCGATATCCGAGAATTTCACGATGTGATACTAACTTCCGGTCCGGTTCCGATGAATGTACTGGAAGACCTTGTCAATACCTATATCAACGCGAAATTGGGTGCTTAA